In the Candidatus Eremiobacteraceae bacterium genome, one interval contains:
- a CDS encoding metalloregulator ArsR/SmtB family transcription factor: MQTYERILDALGDATRRAILDMLRSGARPVGELAKRLPVSRPAVSQHLKILKKAGLVTDRRNGTQRLYRLDADGLAGLRAYLDYFWSAALGNLKAVAESDHRTRRRKQ; the protein is encoded by the coding sequence GTGCAAACTTACGAACGAATCCTCGATGCACTCGGCGACGCGACGCGGCGCGCGATCCTCGATATGCTGAGGTCTGGCGCGCGCCCCGTCGGGGAGCTCGCGAAACGCTTGCCGGTGAGCCGGCCGGCGGTCTCGCAACACCTCAAGATCCTCAAGAAGGCTGGGCTCGTGACGGACAGGCGCAATGGCACGCAACGGCTCTATCGGCTCGACGCCGATGGGTTGGCCGGACTGCGCGCGTATTTGGACTACTTCTGGAGCGCGGCCCTTGGCAACCTCAAAGCGGTCGCCGAAAGCGACCACCGCACCCGCAGGAGAAAGCAATGA
- a CDS encoding sodium:proton antiporter produces MIAGHGLQLALLLGIVVNITIVTRRLRIPYTVGLVIAGLVGVLLPAHQMLSLTPELVLFVFLPPLLFAAGLGISVPDLRENWIPITLLATIGVLLGIAISYVMLHFGAGFSTRDAVLFGAMVAATDPVAVIAIFKTLRVNQGLASIVEGESMFNDGTSVVMFSALLAATAGTGSSIDFGVALGQFVLVTAGGLLVGLGFGGLALFAIRWIREDPLHVAVISVAAAYGSYFVADDLHVSGIFAVISAALVLAGARGLGALPVAEREIVTNFWSVVAFMAETLLFLLIGTSIDLGALVAAWPYAIWAIAAVLIGRPVIVYGLAPVSALLGRPLPQSWLHAITLSGMRGALSMALVLSLPAGFPDRALLVPMVFSVVLFTIIVQGIALEPLLKRLSLMAPDPATASAEQA; encoded by the coding sequence GTGATCGCCGGACACGGCTTGCAGCTCGCACTGCTGCTCGGCATCGTCGTCAACATCACGATCGTGACGCGGCGCCTGCGCATACCCTACACGGTCGGTCTTGTGATCGCCGGCCTGGTGGGCGTGCTGCTGCCGGCGCACCAGATGCTGTCGCTCACGCCCGAGCTTGTGCTGTTCGTGTTTCTTCCGCCGCTGCTGTTCGCCGCCGGGCTTGGCATCAGCGTGCCGGACCTTCGGGAGAATTGGATTCCCATCACGTTGCTGGCGACCATCGGCGTGCTGCTCGGCATCGCGATCTCGTACGTCATGCTCCATTTCGGCGCCGGATTTTCGACGCGCGACGCAGTGCTCTTCGGCGCGATGGTCGCGGCCACGGATCCGGTCGCGGTCATCGCTATATTCAAGACGCTGCGCGTCAACCAAGGGCTGGCCTCCATCGTGGAGGGCGAAAGCATGTTCAACGACGGCACATCGGTCGTCATGTTCAGCGCGTTGCTGGCTGCCACAGCGGGCACGGGATCGTCGATCGATTTCGGCGTCGCGCTCGGCCAGTTCGTCCTCGTGACGGCGGGCGGCTTGCTCGTCGGGCTCGGTTTCGGCGGTCTCGCCCTGTTCGCGATCCGCTGGATCCGGGAAGATCCACTGCACGTGGCGGTCATCAGCGTGGCCGCGGCGTACGGCTCGTATTTCGTGGCTGACGATCTGCACGTCTCGGGCATTTTCGCCGTGATTTCAGCGGCGCTCGTGTTGGCGGGCGCGCGAGGCCTGGGGGCGCTGCCGGTCGCAGAGCGCGAGATCGTGACGAACTTCTGGTCGGTGGTCGCATTCATGGCCGAGACGCTGCTCTTCTTGCTCATCGGAACGTCGATCGACCTCGGCGCGCTCGTCGCCGCATGGCCGTATGCGATCTGGGCGATCGCAGCGGTCCTCATCGGGCGGCCGGTGATCGTCTACGGCCTCGCGCCGGTGTCCGCGCTGCTCGGGCGGCCGCTGCCGCAGTCCTGGCTCCACGCGATCACGCTGTCCGGCATGCGCGGCGCGCTTTCGATGGCCTTGGTGCTGAGCTTGCCGGCGGGCTTCCCGGATCGCGCCCTCCTCGTCCCGATGGTGTTCTCGGTCGTGCTGTTCACCATCATCGTGCAGGGCATCGCGCTGGAACCGTTGCTCAAGCGGCTTAGCCTGATGGCACCGGACCCCGCGACCGCCTCTGCGGAACAGGCTTGA
- the alr gene encoding alanine racemase yields MPEAASWVEIDLATLVANARALAAKAAPAILCAVVKSNAYGHGLVPVAAALAGSGIAGLRLAVFAAGEAFALRAAGIELPILVVGPVADADLARAAQQRLELALLDERMMEPFARARVAAHLKVDTGTSRFGVPYDRAADVLARCAQLGVDVVGIYSHLASAEDIDTAFATQQVKRLSDVTVEFIRPSDGRTGSTAPAPLLHIAASAAAMMWPQSRLDMVRCGIAVYGAWPSAEVEAVMAGLDPSFTLRPALRWFAPIAQVREVPAGESVGYSRTFVAARDSHIAVLPVGYADGLPRAAGGGRMRVRIGDARAPIAGRVAMNACMIDVSDVRPRPQPGDRVEFEIEALAKAANTINYEILARLPAHLERRYT; encoded by the coding sequence GTGCCTGAGGCCGCTTCCTGGGTCGAAATCGACCTTGCGACCCTTGTCGCGAACGCCCGCGCGCTTGCCGCCAAGGCCGCCCCGGCCATCCTCTGCGCGGTGGTCAAATCCAACGCCTACGGGCACGGGTTAGTGCCGGTGGCGGCGGCGCTCGCGGGGTCAGGTATCGCGGGCCTCCGGCTGGCGGTGTTCGCGGCCGGCGAGGCGTTCGCGCTGCGCGCGGCAGGCATCGAGCTGCCGATCCTCGTGGTCGGTCCGGTGGCGGACGCCGACCTTGCACGAGCGGCGCAGCAGCGGCTCGAGCTCGCGCTGCTCGACGAGCGCATGATGGAGCCGTTCGCCCGGGCGCGGGTCGCGGCACACCTGAAGGTCGACACCGGCACCAGCCGCTTCGGCGTTCCTTACGATCGCGCGGCGGATGTGCTCGCACGCTGCGCGCAGCTCGGCGTGGACGTCGTAGGCATCTACTCGCACCTTGCGAGCGCTGAAGACATCGACACCGCGTTCGCCACACAGCAGGTGAAGAGACTCTCCGATGTAACGGTCGAATTTATTCGACCGTCGGACGGTCGAACAGGTTCGACCGCTCCAGCACCGCTGCTGCACATCGCGGCCTCCGCGGCGGCGATGATGTGGCCGCAAAGCCGGCTCGACATGGTGCGCTGCGGTATCGCCGTGTACGGGGCGTGGCCGTCGGCTGAGGTGGAAGCGGTGATGGCTGGGCTCGATCCAAGCTTCACGCTGCGTCCGGCGCTGCGCTGGTTCGCGCCGATCGCGCAAGTGCGCGAGGTGCCCGCGGGCGAGAGCGTCGGATATAGCCGGACGTTCGTCGCCGCGCGCGACTCGCACATCGCGGTGCTGCCGGTCGGCTACGCCGACGGCCTGCCGCGCGCCGCCGGAGGCGGGCGCATGCGCGTGCGCATCGGCGATGCCCGCGCGCCGATCGCCGGTCGCGTCGCCATGAACGCGTGCATGATCGACGTCAGTGACGTGAGACCGCGGCCTCAGCCCGGCGACCGCGTCGAGTTCGAGATCGAGGCGCTCGCCAAAGCGGCGAACACGATCAACTACGAGATCCTGGCGCGACTGCCGGCGCATCTGGAGCGCCGCTATACGTGA
- the groES gene encoding co-chaperone GroES, which translates to MPATASKLELKPLGDRVVIEAVEQAQASAGGVILPDTVKEKPQEGIVMFVGPGRRTDKGDVIPMDLKINDRVIYSKYSGSEIKLDGKDYLIVSEKDVLAVVKR; encoded by the coding sequence GTGCCCGCTACTGCGTCGAAACTCGAACTTAAACCGCTTGGCGACCGCGTCGTCATCGAAGCCGTCGAACAGGCGCAAGCGTCTGCCGGCGGCGTGATCCTGCCTGACACCGTCAAGGAAAAGCCGCAAGAAGGCATCGTGATGTTCGTCGGACCGGGGCGCCGCACCGATAAGGGCGACGTCATCCCGATGGACCTGAAGATCAACGATCGCGTGATCTATTCGAAGTATTCGGGCTCAGAGATCAAGCTCGACGGTAAAGACTACCTCATCGTCAGTGAGAAAGACGTTCTCGCTGTTGTGAAGCGCTAA
- the groL gene encoding chaperonin GroEL (60 kDa chaperone family; promotes refolding of misfolded polypeptides especially under stressful conditions; forms two stacked rings of heptamers to form a barrel-shaped 14mer; ends can be capped by GroES; misfolded proteins enter the barrel where they are refolded when GroES binds) yields MAAKELLFDENARRALERGANALADAVKVTLGPKGRYVVLDKKFGSPTITNDGVTIAKEIELPNHFENMGAQLVKEVASKTNDIAGDGTTTATVLAQAIIREGLRNVAAGSNPLGIKAGIEKAVETAVEALKKMARQVKTNEDIQQVATISAKDKAIGAVIAEAMEKVGKDGVITVEESRSTKTELELKEGMQFDKGYISPYMVTDPERMEAGLSEPYILITERKISAIADILPLLEKVVQVQKPLLIIAEDVEGEALATLVVNKLRGTFTCVAVKAPGFGDRRKEMLKDIAVLTGGTVISEELGLKLDKVTINELGKARTVKVTKDETTVIDGAGKKEEIKGRIEQIKRQIEDTDSDFDREKLQERLAKLSGGVAVIQVGAATETELKEKKHRMEDAVSTARAAVEEGMLAGGGASLVHAIKALDGLKGGNGQASDEAVGMNIIRRALEDPLRQIAENAGFEGSVVVQKVKTLKADEGFDAMTGEYGDMFKFGIVDPLKVTRSALENAASIGALLLTTETLISEKPEEKKNGSMPGGGGGMGGYDMM; encoded by the coding sequence ATGGCTGCTAAAGAACTGCTGTTTGACGAGAACGCTCGGCGCGCCCTCGAGCGCGGCGCGAACGCTCTCGCCGACGCCGTGAAGGTGACGCTCGGCCCGAAAGGCCGGTACGTCGTGCTGGACAAGAAGTTCGGCTCGCCGACGATCACCAACGACGGCGTGACCATCGCCAAAGAGATCGAGCTGCCCAACCACTTCGAGAACATGGGCGCTCAGCTTGTCAAGGAAGTCGCGTCCAAGACCAACGACATCGCCGGCGACGGCACGACCACGGCGACGGTGCTCGCGCAGGCGATCATCCGCGAAGGTCTGCGCAATGTCGCGGCCGGCTCGAACCCGCTGGGCATCAAGGCCGGCATCGAGAAGGCGGTCGAGACGGCCGTCGAGGCGCTCAAGAAGATGGCGCGCCAAGTGAAGACCAACGAGGACATCCAGCAAGTCGCGACCATCTCGGCCAAGGACAAAGCCATCGGCGCGGTCATCGCCGAGGCGATGGAGAAGGTCGGCAAAGACGGCGTGATCACGGTCGAGGAATCGCGTTCGACCAAGACCGAGCTCGAGCTGAAGGAAGGCATGCAGTTCGACAAAGGTTACATCTCGCCGTACATGGTCACCGATCCCGAGCGCATGGAAGCGGGCTTGAGCGAACCCTACATCCTGATCACCGAGCGCAAGATCTCGGCGATCGCTGACATCCTGCCGCTGCTCGAAAAAGTGGTGCAGGTCCAAAAGCCGCTGCTCATCATCGCCGAAGACGTCGAGGGCGAAGCGCTCGCGACGCTGGTGGTGAACAAGCTGCGCGGCACGTTCACGTGCGTCGCGGTCAAGGCGCCGGGCTTCGGCGACCGCCGCAAGGAGATGCTCAAGGACATCGCCGTGCTCACCGGCGGCACCGTCATCTCCGAAGAGCTCGGCCTCAAGCTCGACAAGGTCACGATCAACGAGCTCGGCAAGGCGCGCACGGTCAAAGTGACCAAGGACGAGACCACGGTCATCGACGGCGCGGGCAAGAAGGAAGAGATCAAAGGACGCATCGAGCAGATCAAGCGTCAGATCGAAGACACCGACTCCGACTTCGACCGCGAGAAGCTGCAAGAGCGGCTCGCCAAGCTGTCGGGCGGCGTCGCAGTCATCCAGGTCGGCGCAGCCACCGAGACCGAGCTCAAAGAGAAGAAGCATCGCATGGAGGATGCCGTCTCCACCGCCCGCGCGGCCGTGGAAGAGGGCATGCTGGCTGGCGGCGGCGCGTCGCTCGTGCACGCGATCAAGGCGCTCGACGGGCTCAAGGGCGGCAACGGCCAGGCCAGCGATGAGGCGGTCGGAATGAACATCATCCGTCGCGCGCTCGAGGATCCGCTGCGGCAGATCGCCGAGAACGCGGGCTTCGAGGGTTCGGTCGTCGTCCAAAAGGTCAAGACGCTCAAGGCCGACGAGGGCTTTGACGCCATGACCGGCGAGTACGGCGACATGTTCAAGTTCGGCATCGTGGACCCGCTCAAGGTCACGCGCTCCGCGCTTGAGAACGCCGCCTCGATCGGCGCGCTGCTGCTCACCACCGAGACGCTCATCTCCGAGAAGCCCGAGGAGAAGAAGAACGGCTCGATGCCTGGCGGCGGCGGCG